Proteins from a genomic interval of Bacteroidota bacterium:
- a CDS encoding aldo/keto reductase: MGTDLIGSKIDQDTSFSLFDFFHERGGSFIDTANFYASWYEGCVGGESETTIGNWMKARGNRQQIQISSKLAFDYPGCSGGLTAAEIERECEKSLKRLQTDYIDVYYAHRDDFETPVEETMEAFDRLIKAGKIRAIGASNLWLWRIAEANMVSQLNNWAQYAVVEQRYTYLRPRHGADFGPQICIDEDMKRYAAHHNITLIGYSILLQGAYTRDDKPMPAQFAGPEADDRLAMLAAIASETGGTMNQVIVAWMRQSSPFVLPIIAGSKTAQLDENISALDLTLSADQMERLNTAGNPDVKKAWLR, from the coding sequence CATGGGCACAGACCTGATTGGCAGTAAAATAGACCAGGACACCTCGTTCTCTCTTTTCGACTTCTTCCACGAACGCGGCGGCTCGTTTATCGACACTGCTAACTTCTATGCCAGTTGGTATGAAGGATGTGTTGGAGGGGAAAGTGAAACTACGATTGGTAACTGGATGAAGGCCCGCGGCAACCGGCAGCAGATCCAGATTTCTTCAAAACTCGCTTTTGATTATCCGGGCTGCTCGGGCGGATTAACCGCAGCAGAAATTGAGCGAGAATGCGAGAAAAGCCTGAAGCGCCTGCAAACCGACTACATCGACGTCTATTATGCCCACCGGGATGATTTTGAGACGCCCGTCGAAGAAACCATGGAGGCATTTGACCGACTGATAAAAGCCGGCAAAATAAGGGCAATCGGAGCGAGCAATCTCTGGTTGTGGCGTATTGCTGAAGCCAACATGGTCAGTCAGCTCAACAACTGGGCGCAGTACGCCGTTGTCGAGCAGCGGTACACGTACCTCAGGCCGCGGCATGGTGCTGATTTTGGCCCGCAGATCTGCATCGACGAGGACATGAAGCGCTATGCTGCACACCACAACATAACGCTCATCGGCTACTCCATCCTGCTTCAGGGCGCCTATACGCGCGATGACAAACCCATGCCGGCCCAGTTTGCCGGCCCTGAAGCAGATGACCGCCTCGCCATGTTGGCCGCCATTGCCAGCGAAACAGGCGGCACAATGAACCAGGTTATCGTTGCTTGGATGCGTCAAAGCAGTCCGTTTGTGCTGCCCATCATAGCCGGCAGCAAAACAGCCCAGCTTGATGAAA